One window of the Chitinimonas sp. BJYL2 genome contains the following:
- a CDS encoding acetyl-CoA hydrolase/transferase C-terminal domain-containing protein produces the protein MTQTMDRIDATVDYLLDHIAGDIIVGAPLGIGKPNPLLNALYRRIKANPSRRLKIITALSLEKPAGRSDIERHFLEPFVERVFGDYPDLDYVKDLRAGSLPPHIEILEFFLKTGDYLGNSTAQQGYISTNYTFVARDMALHGVNVIMQAVAAKEEGGQLKLSLSSNTDVTYEAVERLQAIPGHHFLTVGVINHALPFMPNQAEIPPAFFDLLVTDPAGTHHLFSPPNMKVDTPDYAIGLHAASLVRDGGTLQIGIGALGDAIAQALILRDRHPDSFANLLSELCHKQTAGRSLERFEEGLYGCSEMFVNGFLKLIEAGIVRREVFADATLQQLLNSGAITPVPDAQTLRALRDAGRISSPLSQGDVDFLTHFGILLPGVVLRDGTLRHETHCVPATLDDASLALIATHLLGKRLKAGIHMHGGFFLGPEDFYQRLRSMPPAELAHIEMHRIDFINQLGSHAALASAQRRRASFINTTMMVTLLGAAVSDGLENGQVVSGVGGQYNFVAMGHALPDARSILMLRATRESGGEISSNIVWNYGHTTIPRHLRDIVVTEYGVAELRGQSDAEVVKRLIQIADSRFQHQLVEIAKDKGKLEADWEVPEAWRHNLPEALEARLLPWQEAGLLPDFPFGTDFTSDELAMIRVLQKLKRASGHPVELVLAAMRGLFDDKPVPPQWLARLGLDEAGGLKQALMRRLFVGNL, from the coding sequence ATGACCCAGACTATGGATCGGATCGACGCGACTGTCGATTACCTGCTTGATCATATTGCCGGCGACATCATCGTGGGCGCCCCGTTGGGGATAGGCAAACCGAATCCCTTGCTCAATGCGCTTTACCGGCGCATCAAGGCAAATCCTTCCCGACGGCTCAAGATCATTACCGCACTCTCGCTAGAGAAGCCCGCGGGTCGCAGCGATATCGAGCGGCATTTTCTGGAGCCGTTTGTCGAGCGTGTATTTGGCGATTATCCCGATCTGGATTACGTGAAAGACTTGCGTGCCGGCAGTTTGCCGCCGCATATCGAGATTCTGGAATTCTTTCTCAAAACCGGCGACTACTTGGGCAACTCCACCGCACAACAAGGCTATATCTCCACCAACTACACCTTTGTTGCGCGTGATATGGCCCTGCACGGGGTGAACGTCATCATGCAGGCGGTGGCCGCAAAAGAAGAGGGTGGGCAACTCAAGCTCTCGCTATCGAGCAACACCGATGTGACCTACGAAGCCGTTGAGCGCCTGCAAGCCATTCCGGGTCATCACTTCCTCACCGTGGGCGTCATCAACCATGCCTTGCCCTTCATGCCGAATCAGGCCGAAATTCCGCCGGCCTTTTTCGATCTGCTGGTGACGGACCCCGCGGGCACGCACCATCTTTTCTCGCCCCCCAATATGAAGGTGGACACTCCGGACTACGCCATCGGCTTGCATGCCGCCAGCCTGGTGCGGGACGGCGGCACCTTGCAGATCGGTATCGGCGCTTTGGGGGATGCGATTGCCCAAGCCCTTATCCTGCGGGATCGACACCCTGATTCCTTTGCCAATCTGCTCAGCGAGCTGTGCCACAAGCAGACCGCAGGTCGCTCCCTGGAGCGTTTTGAAGAAGGCCTGTACGGCTGCTCGGAAATGTTCGTGAATGGTTTTCTCAAGCTGATCGAAGCAGGGATCGTGCGCCGGGAAGTGTTTGCAGACGCCACCTTGCAGCAATTGCTCAACAGTGGCGCCATCACGCCCGTACCCGACGCGCAAACCTTGCGCGCACTCAGGGATGCCGGGCGGATCAGCTCGCCGCTGTCGCAGGGGGATGTGGATTTCCTGACCCATTTCGGCATCCTGCTGCCGGGCGTGGTCTTGCGTGATGGCACGCTACGTCACGAAACGCATTGTGTGCCGGCCACGCTCGATGATGCATCGCTGGCGCTGATTGCCACGCATTTGCTGGGCAAGCGACTGAAGGCCGGCATCCATATGCACGGTGGTTTTTTCCTGGGCCCGGAAGATTTCTACCAGCGCTTGCGCAGCATGCCGCCGGCTGAGTTGGCCCATATCGAGATGCACCGTATCGACTTTATCAACCAGCTGGGTAGCCACGCTGCGCTGGCCAGCGCGCAGCGTCGTCGTGCCAGCTTCATCAACACCACCATGATGGTGACCTTGCTGGGGGCCGCCGTGTCGGACGGGCTGGAGAACGGTCAGGTGGTGTCGGGTGTGGGAGGCCAGTACAACTTCGTGGCCATGGGTCACGCGCTGCCGGACGCACGCTCCATTCTGATGTTGCGGGCGACGCGGGAAAGTGGTGGCGAGATCAGCTCCAATATCGTCTGGAACTATGGCCACACCACGATTCCGCGCCATTTGCGCGATATCGTGGTCACCGAGTACGGCGTAGCCGAGTTGCGCGGGCAGTCGGATGCCGAAGTGGTCAAGCGCCTGATCCAGATTGCCGACAGCCGCTTCCAGCACCAACTTGTAGAGATCGCCAAGGATAAAGGCAAGCTGGAAGCGGACTGGGAGGTGCCTGAAGCCTGGCGCCACAATCTGCCTGAGGCCCTGGAGGCGCGGCTACTGCCTTGGCAGGAGGCGGGACTCTTACCGGATTTCCCGTTCGGTACCGATTTCACCAGCGACGAGCTGGCGATGATCCGGGTACTGCAAAAGCTCAAGCGCGCTAGTGGTCATCCCGTGGAGCTGGTGCTCGCAGCCATGCGTGGTTTGTTTGACGACAAGCCGGTGCCGCCGCAATGGCTGGCGCGTCTGGGTCTGGACGAAGCCGGCGGACTCAAGCAGGCGCTGATGCGGCGCTTGTTCGTGGGTAACCTGTAG
- a CDS encoding GNAT family N-acetyltransferase: MTDPLVFRPISLAAHFDDCIRISREIWLIGFGTLDGYAALMGDDHALYRQMLVSRIAQLPSGNCHLWQGDDLVGQLEMSIKDGRAYVHCFYLAPALRGQGRLSLLHEQACLAARSVGLMALELSVSPANVSAIRAYEKLGWRDAGIRPDRPELRLMRYTTSP; encoded by the coding sequence ATGACTGATCCGCTGGTCTTCCGCCCCATAAGTTTGGCGGCGCATTTCGATGACTGCATCCGTATCAGCCGGGAAATCTGGCTGATCGGCTTTGGCACCCTGGATGGTTATGCCGCGCTGATGGGTGATGATCACGCCCTGTACCGGCAGATGCTGGTCTCGCGGATAGCGCAGTTACCCAGTGGCAACTGCCATCTCTGGCAGGGTGACGATCTGGTCGGACAGTTGGAGATGTCGATCAAGGACGGCCGAGCCTATGTGCATTGCTTCTATCTGGCCCCTGCGTTGCGCGGGCAGGGGCGGCTCAGTCTGTTGCACGAACAGGCTTGCTTGGCGGCAAGGTCAGTGGGCTTGATGGCGCTGGAACTGAGCGTCAGCCCCGCGAATGTGTCTGCGATTCGCGCCTATGAGAAGCTGGGCTGGCGGGATGCCGGAATCCGGCCCGATCGTCCCGAGTTGCGTTTGATGCGATACACAACCTCTCCCTGA
- the glyA gene encoding serine hydroxymethyltransferase, which produces MFKPLSIAQYDPEIAAAISSEVVRQHEHIELIASENYTSPAVMEAQGSQLTNKYAEGYPGKRFYGGCEYVDVVEQLAIDRVKQLFGAEYANVQPHSGSQANQAVYFSILKPGDTVMGMNLGHGGHLTHGSPANLSGKLFRIVPYGLNDKEEIDYDEMERIAIAEKPKLIIGGASAYALRFDFARMAEIAKKVGAYFMVDMAHYAGLIAAGVYPNPVPHADFVTSTTHKTLRGPRGGIILAKAEHEKMLNSNVFPTLQGGPLMHVIAGKAVAFKEALEPEFKAYQEQVLKNAAIMAKTLQERGLRIISGRTESHVFLVDLRPKGLTGKAADAVLGQAHITVNKNSIPNDPESPFVTSGIRIGSPAITTRGFKEAEAIEVANLVADVLDNPNDEANIAAVKAKVHALTARFPVYAK; this is translated from the coding sequence ATGTTCAAGCCGCTTTCCATCGCCCAGTACGACCCCGAAATCGCCGCTGCGATCAGCAGTGAAGTGGTGCGCCAGCACGAGCATATCGAGCTGATCGCGTCGGAAAACTACACCTCGCCGGCCGTGATGGAAGCGCAAGGCTCGCAGCTGACCAACAAGTATGCGGAAGGTTATCCCGGCAAGCGTTTCTACGGTGGTTGCGAGTATGTGGACGTGGTTGAGCAGCTGGCGATTGATCGCGTGAAGCAGCTGTTCGGTGCCGAATACGCCAACGTGCAGCCGCACTCGGGCTCGCAGGCCAACCAGGCCGTGTACTTCAGCATCCTCAAGCCCGGCGACACCGTCATGGGCATGAACCTGGGCCACGGTGGTCACCTGACCCATGGCTCGCCGGCCAACCTGTCGGGCAAGCTGTTCCGTATCGTGCCTTACGGTCTGAACGACAAGGAAGAGATCGACTACGACGAGATGGAGCGCATTGCCATCGCCGAGAAGCCCAAGCTGATCATCGGTGGTGCTTCGGCTTACGCCCTGCGTTTTGATTTTGCCCGCATGGCCGAAATCGCCAAGAAGGTCGGCGCCTACTTCATGGTCGATATGGCTCACTACGCCGGCCTGATTGCTGCGGGTGTGTACCCGAACCCGGTGCCGCACGCCGACTTCGTGACCTCGACCACCCACAAGACCTTGCGCGGCCCGCGCGGCGGCATCATTCTGGCCAAGGCCGAACACGAGAAGATGCTCAACAGCAACGTGTTCCCCACGCTGCAAGGCGGCCCGCTGATGCATGTGATCGCCGGCAAGGCCGTGGCTTTCAAGGAAGCCCTGGAGCCCGAGTTCAAGGCCTATCAGGAACAGGTACTCAAGAACGCCGCCATCATGGCCAAGACCCTGCAGGAGCGTGGTCTGCGCATCATCTCCGGCCGTACCGAGAGCCATGTGTTCCTGGTTGATCTGCGCCCCAAGGGTCTGACCGGCAAGGCCGCCGACGCTGTGCTGGGCCAAGCCCATATCACCGTCAACAAGAACTCGATCCCCAACGATCCGGAAAGCCCGTTCGTGACCAGCGGCATCCGCATCGGCTCGCCTGCCATCACCACCCGGGGTTTCAAGGAAGCTGAGGCCATTGAGGTCGCCAATCTGGTGGCCGATGTGCTCGACAACCCGAACGACGAAGCCAACATCGCCGCCGTGAAGGCCAAGGTTCACGCCCTGACCGCGCGTTTCCCGGTTTACGCCAAGTAA
- a CDS encoding GIN domain-containing protein, translated as MKRLTLPLSLIALPVLAATAIASTTATATDCATCAYTGLEIAGPLDVTLLADRDTAMPAVLPAGVRMSRQGNVLRLEAPAGGTIALRLPVSSLRELTVRDGANVEAGGLDTPSLALRSTGSGHIRLAGKVGQLTLASSGSASMHLTHLQPERVTLQQQGSGEIRFGKLTVAEFSASVQGRGRVVARGKAEAATLTASDGAEIELTRLEIGRLTARAQDGSSLVAHATEGLQASNDPSSAMLIYGAPTSLSIQGERVELGG; from the coding sequence ATGAAGCGCCTGACCTTGCCCTTATCCTTGATCGCTCTGCCCGTGCTTGCTGCAACGGCGATAGCCAGCACCACGGCGACTGCGACTGATTGCGCGACATGCGCTTACACCGGTCTTGAGATTGCCGGTCCCTTGGATGTTACCCTGCTGGCAGATCGTGATACCGCAATGCCGGCGGTGCTGCCGGCTGGTGTACGGATGAGCCGGCAGGGCAATGTGCTTCGCCTTGAGGCCCCGGCGGGCGGCACCATTGCGTTGCGTCTGCCTGTCTCCAGCCTGCGCGAGTTGACGGTGCGTGATGGCGCGAATGTCGAGGCTGGTGGCCTTGATACCCCATCTCTGGCGTTGCGGAGTACTGGCTCGGGCCATATCCGTCTGGCTGGCAAAGTAGGGCAGTTGACTTTGGCGAGCAGCGGCAGCGCCTCCATGCATCTGACCCACTTGCAGCCTGAACGGGTCACCTTGCAGCAGCAGGGCAGCGGCGAGATACGCTTTGGCAAACTGACTGTCGCCGAATTTTCGGCCAGCGTGCAGGGACGAGGCCGCGTGGTGGCCCGCGGCAAGGCCGAAGCGGCGACATTGACAGCCTCGGACGGCGCGGAGATTGAACTCACCCGCCTTGAAATCGGCCGTCTGACTGCGCGTGCACAGGATGGCAGTAGCTTGGTCGCCCACGCGACCGAGGGCCTGCAAGCCAGTAATGATCCTTCTTCCGCCATGCTGATCTATGGGGCACCCACGTCACTCTCCATTCAGGGCGAGCGTGTGGAATTGGGTGGTTGA
- a CDS encoding hypoxanthine-guanine phosphoribosyltransferase, with protein MSREEMLNVMAEADCLHSDAEVRSAIDRMAADITEVLRHENPLCYVVLNGGVIMAGQLLPLLRFPLEVSYLHATRYGDKTQGGRLNWKVKPTEDMHGRTVLIIDDILDEGNTLSAVQQYCRDQGASKVYTAVAINKLHDRKATPGLRADFVGLDVVDRFLFGCGMDYKGYWRNTLGIYAVKGL; from the coding sequence ATGAGTCGGGAAGAGATGCTCAACGTGATGGCCGAGGCAGATTGTCTGCACAGTGACGCCGAAGTGCGCAGCGCCATTGACCGCATGGCGGCGGATATCACCGAAGTGCTCCGGCACGAAAATCCGCTTTGTTACGTGGTGCTCAACGGCGGCGTGATCATGGCGGGTCAACTACTTCCCTTGTTGCGGTTTCCACTGGAAGTGAGTTACCTGCATGCCACTCGCTATGGCGACAAGACGCAGGGTGGCCGCCTCAACTGGAAGGTCAAGCCGACTGAGGACATGCATGGCCGTACCGTGCTCATCATCGATGACATCCTCGACGAGGGAAACACCCTGAGCGCCGTTCAGCAGTATTGTCGTGATCAGGGGGCGAGCAAGGTCTATACCGCCGTCGCGATTAACAAGCTCCATGACCGCAAAGCCACGCCGGGCCTGCGGGCCGACTTTGTCGGCCTTGATGTGGTAGACCGATTCCTGTTCGGTTGCGGCATGGACTACAAAGGCTATTGGCGAAACACGCTGGGCATTTACGCCGTGAAGGGGCTCTAG
- a CDS encoding TMEM165/GDT1 family protein, whose translation MEAFLISTGVVALAEIGDKTQLLALILAARYRKPLPIVAGIFVATVINHALAGAVGTWLMQLIGPETMRWILGISFIAMAGWMLIPDKLDDDDTRYTERFGVFGTTVFVFFLAEMADKTQIATVALAARFAADYWWVIAGTTVGMMLANAPVVWLGERAAKALPVHLVHRVAASIFVVLGLIALFGMGH comes from the coding sequence ATGGAAGCCTTCCTGATCTCTACTGGCGTCGTTGCGCTTGCCGAAATCGGCGACAAGACCCAGTTGCTGGCGCTGATTCTTGCCGCGCGCTATCGCAAGCCGCTACCTATTGTGGCCGGCATTTTCGTCGCCACTGTGATCAACCATGCGCTCGCCGGTGCGGTGGGTACCTGGCTAATGCAGCTGATCGGCCCCGAAACCATGCGCTGGATACTGGGCATCTCTTTCATCGCCATGGCGGGCTGGATGCTGATTCCCGACAAGCTCGATGACGACGACACCCGCTACACCGAACGCTTTGGTGTGTTCGGCACCACGGTATTCGTATTCTTTCTTGCCGAAATGGCCGACAAAACCCAGATCGCTACCGTCGCGTTGGCAGCCCGCTTTGCTGCTGACTACTGGTGGGTGATCGCAGGCACCACCGTGGGCATGATGCTGGCCAATGCGCCCGTTGTCTGGCTCGGTGAGCGGGCGGCCAAGGCGCTACCGGTGCATCTGGTGCACCGGGTAGCGGCAAGCATCTTTGTGGTATTGGGTCTCATCGCCCTGTTCGGTATGGGCCACTAA